One segment of Geoalkalibacter ferrihydriticus DSM 17813 DNA contains the following:
- a CDS encoding ComF family protein codes for MASRPMLLGHAESLLRLFLPPCCPLCDARLADDEARSHCFCALCRSGMRFLASPCCPRCSLPYPAPGGSDHLCETCQRQEPPFVWAAAVGHYEGALRQAVQDFKFGGRLDLDRPLGVLLLERTGDRIRAFAPDLVIAVPLHVTRLRERSYNQSLLLARALAKPLRLPAPARLLVRVRVTGNQQGLTGAQRRRNLRRAFCATGEVAKRRVLLVDDVMTTGATVAECSSALIRAGAAEVAVVTLARTSRQARIF; via the coding sequence ATGGCTTCGCGGCCAATGTTGCTAGGCCATGCCGAAAGCCTTTTGCGGCTTTTTCTTCCGCCCTGTTGTCCTCTGTGCGATGCCCGCCTGGCTGATGACGAGGCTCGCAGCCATTGTTTCTGCGCTCTGTGCCGCAGTGGCATGCGTTTCCTGGCATCACCCTGCTGTCCCCGTTGTTCCCTTCCTTATCCGGCCCCAGGTGGCAGCGATCACCTGTGTGAGACCTGTCAGCGGCAAGAGCCGCCCTTCGTTTGGGCCGCGGCTGTCGGTCACTATGAAGGCGCCCTGCGTCAGGCCGTGCAGGACTTTAAGTTTGGTGGACGCCTTGATCTTGATCGGCCGCTGGGAGTGCTGCTGCTGGAGCGCACCGGCGACCGCATCCGCGCCTTCGCCCCGGATCTAGTGATTGCCGTGCCTCTGCATGTCACGCGCTTGCGCGAGCGCAGCTACAACCAATCTCTGTTGTTGGCTCGCGCGCTGGCCAAGCCCTTGCGTTTGCCTGCCCCGGCCCGGCTTTTGGTGCGGGTGCGGGTCACCGGTAACCAACAGGGCCTGACAGGTGCTCAGCGCCGGCGCAATTTGCGTCGAGCGTTTTGCGCCACGGGCGAAGTCGCCAAGCGGCGCGTGCTGCTGGTTGATGATGTCATGACCACCGGCGCAACTGTTGCTGAATGCTCCAGCGCTTTGATCCGGGCCGGCGCAGCGGAGGTCGCGGTGGTCACCCTGGCCCGGACTTCGCGCCAGGCACGGATTTTTTAA
- the proB gene encoding glutamate 5-kinase, translated as MRQNFLKRVRRAVIKIGSNVISDDTGLLLPRIAVICDEVCRLRAQGLEVILVSSGAVSAGKGVLGISGRPQTIPLKQAAAAIGQPRLMRAYKEGFQAHGYLAAQILLTRDDLANRRRYLNARNTLVTLLDFGVTPIINENDTVVVEEIRFGDNDNLSAMVTSLLEVDLLVILSDVDGLYDRNPQEHPEARLIPLVERVTDQIQAMAGGEGSVLGTGGMASKVKAARRASLNGIGTLIINGRTPQTLGRAFAGEEIGTYFLPARDRMAAKKHWIAFTKKPRGKVFVDDGARRALLENGKSLLPSGITGVEGRFERGDSVRLCDPAGNEFAKGVIGYNLTELLRIMGKKTSEIEASLGYKYGDEVIHRDNLVISSASETDED; from the coding sequence ATGCGCCAAAATTTTCTCAAGCGAGTTCGTCGGGCAGTCATAAAGATCGGAAGCAATGTTATTTCCGACGACACGGGCCTGCTTCTTCCGCGCATTGCGGTCATCTGTGACGAAGTCTGTCGCCTGCGCGCCCAGGGTCTGGAGGTGATTCTGGTCTCCTCTGGTGCTGTTTCCGCAGGCAAGGGCGTTCTCGGCATCAGCGGCCGGCCCCAGACCATTCCTCTCAAGCAGGCCGCAGCCGCCATCGGCCAGCCGCGCCTGATGCGCGCCTACAAAGAAGGCTTTCAGGCTCACGGCTATCTGGCCGCACAAATCCTGCTTACCCGGGACGATCTGGCCAACCGCCGCCGCTATCTCAACGCCCGCAACACCCTGGTCACCTTGCTCGATTTCGGCGTGACGCCGATCATCAACGAAAATGACACGGTAGTGGTGGAGGAGATCCGTTTCGGCGACAACGACAACCTCTCCGCCATGGTGACGTCGCTGCTTGAAGTCGATCTGCTGGTCATTCTTTCCGATGTGGATGGTCTCTATGACCGTAACCCACAGGAGCATCCCGAGGCACGCCTGATTCCCCTGGTCGAGCGTGTCACCGACCAGATACAGGCCATGGCCGGCGGCGAGGGTTCGGTGCTGGGCACCGGCGGCATGGCGAGCAAGGTCAAGGCCGCGCGACGTGCGTCTCTCAACGGCATCGGCACACTCATCATCAACGGCAGGACGCCGCAGACTCTGGGGCGAGCTTTTGCCGGGGAAGAGATCGGTACCTATTTTCTGCCGGCGCGTGATCGCATGGCTGCGAAAAAGCACTGGATCGCTTTTACCAAAAAGCCGCGGGGCAAGGTGTTTGTCGACGACGGAGCGCGCCGTGCCTTGCTCGAAAACGGCAAGAGCCTGCTGCCATCCGGCATCACCGGAGTGGAAGGGCGCTTTGAGCGCGGCGATTCGGTGCGGTTGTGTGATCCGGCGGGCAACGAATTTGCCAAGGGAGTCATTGGTTACAATCTAACCGAGTTGCTGCGTATCATGGGCAAAAAGACTTCGGAAATCGAAGCGAGTCTGGGATATAAATACGGCGATGAGGTAATTCATCGCGACAATCTGGTGATCTCTTCTGCTTCTGAGACAGACGAGGATTGA
- a CDS encoding 2-hydroxyacid dehydrogenase → MKPCVFVTRPILPGPLERLAAIAEVRVHEGEGLLSAAELRAQVTGIDALFCHLTDIVDEALLEAAGPQLRIVANYAVGYNNIDLDACRRRGVAATNTPGVLTESTADIAFALLLAVTRRLVEGDHMVRAGEFNGWAPQMLLGHEISGKTLGIIGCGRIGQAMARRARGFGLSLLYTQRKPLAGDLGRELGLEYVSLDELLEHSDFISLHCPLTPETHHLLGRTQLARMKREAILINTARGPVVDEAALVEFLQKKELGGAGFDVYEHEPQLSPGLAELDNVVLLPHIGSATVETRRRMGEMVVDNILAALQGRRPPNAL, encoded by the coding sequence ATGAAGCCTTGCGTTTTCGTTACCCGTCCCATTCTTCCCGGTCCCCTGGAGCGCCTCGCGGCCATTGCCGAAGTGCGTGTTCATGAGGGCGAGGGTCTGCTCTCGGCGGCTGAATTGCGCGCCCAGGTGACAGGAATCGATGCGCTGTTCTGTCATCTGACCGATATCGTCGACGAGGCGCTGCTCGAAGCGGCCGGTCCTCAGTTGCGCATCGTCGCCAATTACGCCGTGGGTTACAATAATATTGACTTGGACGCCTGTCGTCGGCGTGGGGTGGCGGCGACCAATACTCCCGGAGTGTTGACGGAGAGCACCGCGGATATCGCATTTGCCCTGCTTCTCGCCGTGACGCGCCGACTCGTGGAAGGCGACCACATGGTGCGAGCCGGCGAATTCAATGGATGGGCGCCGCAGATGCTGTTGGGGCATGAAATCTCCGGAAAAACACTGGGCATTATCGGCTGCGGGCGTATCGGTCAGGCCATGGCGCGCCGCGCACGTGGCTTTGGGCTGTCCTTACTTTATACTCAGAGAAAGCCCTTGGCCGGAGATCTGGGTCGGGAACTGGGACTGGAGTACGTCTCCCTGGATGAGTTGCTTGAGCACAGTGATTTCATCAGCCTGCACTGTCCCCTGACCCCGGAGACCCACCACCTGTTGGGCCGTACACAATTGGCACGTATGAAACGCGAAGCCATTTTGATCAACACTGCGCGTGGGCCGGTGGTGGATGAAGCCGCGCTGGTCGAATTTTTGCAGAAGAAAGAGCTTGGCGGGGCCGGATTCGATGTGTATGAACATGAACCACAACTGTCCCCGGGACTTGCCGAACTCGACAACGTCGTGTTGTTGCCGCATATCGGCAGCGCCACTGTCGAGACCAGGCGCCGCATGGGTGAGATGGTGGTCGACAATATTCTCGCCGCCCTGCAGGGGCGGCGGCCGCCCAACGCCCTTTAA
- the gpmI gene encoding 2,3-bisphosphoglycerate-independent phosphoglycerate mutase gives MAATAKRPVALVILDGWGINPQCEQNAVCMARTPRLDEFFETYPHTRIGASGMDVGLPDGQMGNSEVGHLNLGAGRVVYQDFTRISKSIADGDFFTNPAFTGALGKIRESGGKLHLIGLLSDGGVHSHNSHLYALLRLAKQEGIQDVCVHAFLDGRDTPPRSGISYLAELEEEMARLGCGRIATIVGRYYAMDRDTRWDRVERAYRALTEGVGEAAVDSREAILAAYAAEQGDEFVTPRVVQPASTVDDGDGIIFFNFRSDRARELTRAFTEKKFSGFARRKSPALAAYVCMTEYDATFDLPVAFAPEALVNLLGEVVAGAGLKQLRIAETEKYAHVTFFFNGGSEEPYPGEDRCLIPSPRDVATYDQKPAMSAVEVTDEVERRIASGDYALIVLNYANCDMVGHTGFLDAAVAAMETVDTCVGRVVDAVLAQGGVLLLTADHGNCEQMSDGRGGAHTAHTSNPVPLILVDPDRRGKKLNPGILADIAPTILRLMGQDVPREMSGKSLLSD, from the coding sequence ATGGCAGCCACGGCAAAGCGACCCGTCGCCCTGGTGATTCTCGATGGTTGGGGGATCAATCCACAGTGTGAACAAAATGCCGTTTGCATGGCGCGTACGCCGCGGCTGGACGAATTTTTTGAGACCTATCCGCATACGCGCATCGGTGCCTCGGGCATGGATGTCGGCTTGCCTGACGGCCAGATGGGCAATTCAGAAGTCGGTCACCTCAATCTCGGGGCCGGCCGCGTCGTTTATCAGGATTTTACCCGCATCAGCAAAAGCATTGCCGACGGTGATTTTTTCACCAATCCGGCCTTCACCGGGGCTTTGGGAAAAATCCGCGAAAGCGGCGGCAAGCTGCATCTCATTGGTCTGCTTTCCGACGGCGGCGTGCATTCGCACAACAGCCACCTCTACGCCCTGCTCAGACTGGCGAAACAAGAAGGAATCCAGGATGTTTGCGTCCATGCTTTCCTAGACGGTCGCGACACCCCGCCGCGCAGCGGTATCAGCTACCTGGCTGAACTTGAAGAGGAGATGGCGCGTCTGGGCTGCGGACGCATTGCAACCATTGTCGGCCGCTATTACGCTATGGATCGCGACACCCGCTGGGATCGCGTCGAGCGGGCTTATCGCGCTCTGACCGAAGGCGTGGGCGAGGCGGCGGTCGATAGTCGCGAGGCAATTCTTGCCGCCTACGCCGCCGAACAGGGCGATGAATTTGTCACGCCGCGCGTGGTTCAACCTGCCTCCACGGTGGATGACGGTGACGGGATCATCTTTTTCAACTTCCGCAGCGATCGCGCGCGTGAATTGACCCGAGCCTTTACCGAAAAAAAATTTTCCGGGTTCGCGCGGCGCAAATCTCCTGCCTTGGCGGCCTATGTGTGCATGACTGAATATGACGCCACCTTTGACCTGCCTGTGGCTTTCGCTCCGGAGGCCCTGGTCAATCTGCTTGGCGAAGTCGTGGCGGGCGCCGGCCTGAAACAGCTGCGCATTGCCGAAACGGAAAAATACGCGCACGTCACCTTTTTCTTCAATGGTGGCAGCGAGGAGCCCTATCCCGGCGAGGATCGCTGTTTGATCCCATCTCCGCGCGATGTCGCCACCTATGATCAGAAGCCCGCCATGAGTGCCGTCGAAGTGACGGACGAGGTAGAGCGGCGGATTGCCTCCGGGGATTATGCTCTGATCGTTCTCAACTATGCCAATTGCGACATGGTCGGACATACCGGCTTTCTCGATGCGGCCGTGGCTGCCATGGAAACCGTCGACACCTGTGTCGGCCGCGTCGTTGATGCGGTTCTGGCACAAGGCGGCGTGTTGCTGCTTACCGCCGACCATGGCAACTGTGAGCAGATGAGCGACGGCAGGGGTGGGGCGCACACTGCGCACACCTCCAATCCGGTGCCGCTGATACTGGTCGATCCCGATCGCCGCGGGAAGAAGTTGAATCCCGGGATTCTTGCCGATATCGCACCGACGATTCTGCGTCTGATGGGGCAGGATGTGCCCCGGGAAATGAGCGGCAAGTCCTTGCTGTCCGATTAA
- a CDS encoding glutamate-5-semialdehyde dehydrogenase: MTIAAQMLSLAAEARQAGRILANLSSAVKNDLLLRMAAALEAAGPTLVEANEKDLAAARQSGLSPAMIDRLVLDDQRICAMAAGLREVAALPDPVGEVTSMRRRPNGIQVGRVRIPLGVIGIVYESRPNVTADAAGLCLKSGNAVVLRGGSEAIHSNTAIGAILKGELKNLGLPPAAVQVVATTDRQAVLELLKCEESIDLIIPRGGEGLIRFVAENSRIPVIKHYKGVCHTFVDADADFDMAEKICINAKVQRPGVCNAMETLLIHKDIAETFVPRIAQAMRAKGVELRGCPITRSFAPDVKVATEEDWGAEYLDLILAVRVVEDLGEAVAHIDRYGSLHTEVIVTRDYHNSQRFLREVNSSVVMVNASSRFSDGNQFGLGAEIGISTTKLHSFGPMGLEDLTTRKFIVLGDGQIRA; encoded by the coding sequence ATGACCATCGCCGCACAGATGCTCTCGCTGGCCGCTGAAGCTCGGCAGGCCGGCCGAATTCTCGCCAATCTTTCCTCTGCGGTAAAAAATGATCTGCTGCTGCGCATGGCCGCCGCCCTGGAAGCTGCCGGACCGACCCTTGTGGAGGCCAACGAAAAGGATTTGGCGGCGGCGCGCCAGAGCGGTCTGTCGCCGGCCATGATCGATCGTTTGGTGCTCGATGACCAGCGTATCTGCGCCATGGCCGCTGGGTTGCGCGAGGTTGCCGCCCTGCCTGATCCGGTGGGCGAAGTGACAAGCATGCGCCGGCGTCCCAACGGCATCCAGGTCGGTCGGGTCCGCATTCCCCTGGGCGTTATCGGGATCGTCTATGAGTCGCGCCCCAACGTCACCGCCGACGCCGCCGGCCTGTGTCTTAAGAGCGGCAACGCCGTGGTGCTGCGCGGCGGCTCTGAGGCCATACATTCCAACACCGCCATCGGCGCGATACTCAAGGGCGAACTGAAGAATCTGGGCCTGCCCCCGGCAGCGGTGCAGGTCGTCGCAACCACCGATCGCCAGGCGGTACTCGAGCTTCTCAAGTGCGAAGAGTCTATCGATCTCATCATCCCCCGCGGCGGCGAGGGGCTGATTCGCTTTGTTGCCGAAAATTCGCGCATTCCGGTGATCAAGCATTACAAAGGGGTGTGTCATACCTTCGTCGACGCCGACGCCGATTTCGACATGGCGGAAAAGATTTGCATCAACGCCAAGGTGCAGCGTCCCGGAGTCTGCAACGCCATGGAAACCCTGCTCATCCACAAAGACATTGCCGAAACCTTCGTGCCGCGCATCGCCCAGGCCATGCGCGCCAAGGGGGTGGAGCTGCGTGGCTGTCCCATTACCCGCTCCTTTGCCCCCGACGTCAAAGTGGCCACTGAAGAGGACTGGGGCGCCGAGTATCTCGATCTGATCCTGGCGGTACGGGTGGTCGAGGATCTCGGCGAAGCGGTGGCGCATATCGACCGTTACGGCTCGTTGCACACCGAGGTGATCGTCACTCGCGACTATCACAACAGCCAGCGCTTTTTGCGCGAGGTCAATTCGAGCGTGGTCATGGTCAATGCTTCCTCGCGCTTTTCCGACGGCAACCAATTCGGACTCGGCGCCGAAATCGGCATTTCCACGACCAAGCTGCACTCGTTCGGTCCCATGGGCCTTGAGGATCTGACCACCCGCAAGTTCATCGTCCTCGGCGACGGCCAGATTCGCGCCTAG
- a CDS encoding tetratricopeptide repeat protein, translating into MPLISFLVLVVLFLAFFVYFAAINPQQITFFYFAEKSFTTSPVVVVVAAILIGFVLGLAVYTYGIFIYRMRDWRRERKDKKSRDIHAVYREGVGKLLSGDLKKARALLQKALDQDPRRSDTLIAMASLNVQENQPQEALQCLLKARDADPRSLEVLFKLAATYEDLEQDADAEQTYSEILAIDKDNRKALRGLRDLAMKENRWRDALEVQKRLLKVMQGSPRLPEEKNRLLHIKYEVAVVDLEAGEIEPAKSEFSEVIRQDPEFVPARVSLGDAHRLQGRREEAARVWQEGYRKLGKGIFLARLEELFLEAEDPATLLSFYRTSMAQNETDVILCLYYAKLCLRLEMVDEAGEQVFALESAGSDHPLIHLLAAEVHRRRKRTDEALDEYRRAIGMDERLQVAFECENCRANYPEWRSRCTGCGTWGSLVMSGRSDLSAIKPVEFGDLPPGGP; encoded by the coding sequence ATGCCCCTGATCAGCTTCCTGGTTCTCGTCGTCCTTTTTTTGGCATTTTTTGTTTACTTTGCCGCCATCAATCCCCAGCAAATCACCTTTTTTTATTTTGCCGAAAAATCCTTTACCACTTCGCCGGTGGTTGTGGTGGTGGCAGCGATTTTGATCGGCTTCGTCCTCGGGCTTGCGGTCTATACCTACGGCATCTTCATCTATCGGATGCGCGATTGGCGCCGCGAGCGCAAGGATAAGAAGTCGCGGGATATTCATGCTGTTTATCGTGAAGGGGTGGGTAAGCTGCTTTCTGGGGATCTGAAAAAAGCGCGCGCGCTGCTGCAGAAGGCCCTCGATCAGGACCCGCGGCGCAGCGACACCCTGATCGCCATGGCCAGCCTCAATGTGCAGGAAAATCAGCCGCAGGAAGCCCTGCAGTGTCTGCTCAAGGCCCGCGATGCCGATCCACGCAGTCTCGAGGTGCTCTTCAAGCTGGCCGCAACCTATGAAGACCTGGAGCAGGACGCCGACGCGGAGCAGACTTATAGCGAAATTCTTGCCATCGACAAGGATAACCGCAAGGCCTTGCGCGGGCTGCGCGACCTGGCCATGAAGGAAAATCGCTGGCGTGATGCCCTGGAAGTGCAAAAGCGCCTGCTCAAGGTGATGCAGGGCAGCCCACGGCTACCCGAGGAAAAAAATCGCCTGCTGCACATCAAGTACGAGGTGGCAGTGGTCGATTTGGAGGCCGGCGAGATCGAGCCGGCCAAATCCGAGTTTTCCGAGGTGATTCGCCAGGATCCCGAATTCGTGCCGGCGCGTGTCTCCCTGGGCGATGCCCACCGGCTGCAGGGGCGCAGGGAAGAGGCCGCGCGCGTTTGGCAGGAGGGCTACCGTAAGCTCGGCAAAGGTATTTTTCTTGCGCGCCTTGAAGAGCTATTCCTCGAAGCCGAGGATCCGGCGACGCTCCTGTCTTTCTACCGCACTTCCATGGCCCAGAATGAGACTGATGTGATCCTCTGTCTCTACTACGCCAAGCTGTGTCTGCGACTGGAAATGGTGGATGAGGCCGGCGAGCAGGTCTTCGCTCTGGAAAGCGCCGGCTCTGATCACCCCTTGATTCATCTCCTGGCTGCCGAAGTGCACCGGCGGCGCAAGCGCACCGACGAGGCTCTCGACGAGTACCGGCGCGCCATCGGCATGGACGAGCGGCTGCAGGTGGCCTTCGAGTGTGAAAACTGTCGCGCGAACTACCCCGAATGGCGTAGCCGCTGCACCGGCTGCGGAACCTGGGGTTCCCTGGTGATGAGCGGACGCAGCGATCTCAGTGCCATCAAGCCGGTGGAATTCGGCGATCTTCCCCCGGGAGGACCCTGA
- a CDS encoding TraR/DksA family transcriptional regulator: MDPEQVDQARRQLLEMRRETLQEVKDSRKASQELGQEGGGDIGDISSNTYHRDVLMNLSETQRQLVRDIDAALERIDQGEYGECLRCGEEIAPRRMEVRPFSRYCVECKTEVEKFGE; the protein is encoded by the coding sequence ATGGATCCAGAGCAGGTAGATCAGGCACGACGTCAACTACTCGAGATGCGTCGCGAAACCCTTCAGGAGGTCAAGGACTCGCGCAAGGCCAGTCAAGAACTCGGCCAGGAGGGCGGCGGGGATATCGGCGATATCTCTTCCAACACCTACCATCGCGACGTGTTGATGAATCTCAGCGAAACGCAACGCCAGTTGGTTCGTGATATCGATGCCGCGCTTGAGCGGATTGATCAAGGGGAGTACGGCGAATGTTTGCGCTGTGGAGAAGAAATCGCACCGCGACGTATGGAAGTCCGGCCATTTTCGCGCTATTGTGTTGAATGCAAGACCGAGGTGGAAAAATTCGGCGAATAA
- a CDS encoding chemotaxis protein — translation MKSELEKREILLESGTNEVEIIEFYLGGQSFGINVHKLREIVPYEPEAMTSLPESGPSMKGMLLLRGKTVPLVDLGSHLRKRQVENSVERKVVLVCEFNREVNSFLVDGVNQIHRISWKDVKPLDDFFTPYKPRFTGCITVDGREVMIVDLEHVITEIFPEQTIFGEGEVEGAEEADAFKRGSRQEVKILVAEDSNIIRNQIVSILKSSGYEQVTSFVNGEECWNGLNMLKAEAAHKGQDLREYADLLISDIEMPSMDGLTLCKKIKTDPVMKELTVIMFSSLINEQLAHKCQEVGADGHISKPQIHALVKMLDEYCLK, via the coding sequence ATGAAAAGTGAGCTGGAAAAGCGGGAGATCCTTCTCGAAAGCGGAACCAACGAAGTCGAGATCATCGAGTTTTATCTCGGCGGCCAGTCTTTCGGCATCAATGTTCACAAACTCCGCGAAATCGTGCCCTATGAGCCCGAGGCAATGACCTCCCTGCCGGAGAGCGGGCCCTCCATGAAAGGCATGCTGCTGCTGCGCGGCAAGACGGTGCCGTTGGTCGATCTCGGCAGCCACCTGCGCAAGCGCCAAGTTGAGAACTCCGTGGAGCGCAAGGTCGTGCTGGTGTGTGAATTCAACCGCGAGGTCAACAGCTTTCTCGTCGATGGGGTCAATCAGATTCACCGCATCTCCTGGAAGGATGTCAAACCGCTGGACGATTTCTTCACTCCCTACAAGCCGCGTTTTACCGGATGTATCACCGTCGACGGGCGCGAGGTGATGATCGTCGATCTGGAGCACGTGATTACCGAAATTTTCCCCGAGCAGACCATCTTCGGCGAAGGCGAAGTCGAGGGAGCCGAGGAGGCCGATGCCTTCAAGCGCGGCAGCCGTCAGGAGGTCAAAATCCTGGTCGCCGAGGACTCCAACATCATCCGCAATCAGATCGTCTCTATTTTAAAAAGTTCGGGTTATGAACAGGTGACGTCCTTCGTTAACGGCGAGGAGTGCTGGAATGGCCTGAATATGCTCAAGGCCGAAGCGGCGCACAAGGGGCAGGATCTACGCGAGTATGCCGATCTGCTGATTTCCGACATCGAGATGCCGAGCATGGATGGTTTGACCCTGTGCAAAAAAATCAAAACGGATCCTGTCATGAAAGAGTTGACGGTGATCATGTTTTCATCGCTGATCAACGAGCAACTTGCCCACAAATGCCAGGAGGTGGGGGCGGACGGACACATCAGCAAGCCGCAGATACACGCCCTGGTCAAAATGCTGGATGAATATTGCCTGAAGTAG
- the rsfS gene encoding ribosome silencing factor produces the protein MGKKASDVRLLDVRALSSLTDFLLIATGRSDRQVQAIAESVRLGLKNEHQTLPLAVEGMNEGRWVLLDYGDVMVHVFQPSVREFYDLDGLWREAPEVSIPAEYHWENKAAAQ, from the coding sequence TTGGGCAAAAAAGCATCCGACGTGCGTCTGCTTGATGTGCGCGCTCTCTCATCGCTGACCGATTTTCTACTGATCGCCACCGGACGATCCGACCGCCAGGTACAGGCCATTGCCGAAAGTGTGCGGCTGGGGCTCAAAAACGAACACCAGACCCTGCCTCTGGCGGTTGAGGGCATGAACGAAGGGCGCTGGGTGTTGCTTGACTACGGCGATGTCATGGTCCATGTTTTCCAGCCTTCCGTGCGCGAATTCTATGATCTGGACGGTCTCTGGCGCGAGGCTCCCGAGGTCAGCATTCCTGCCGAATATCACTGGGAGAACAAGGCCGCCGCCCAGTGA
- a CDS encoding ATP-binding protein, translated as MTSTSAEFFSALSLTEVLETLPFGLFLVDCDQHIVYWNPAAARITGFSPEEAVGRHCSFLQGIPCGRRCGLYDPAVSKPVTNVTCTIRGRDGKRITLSKSVDLLRTPLGKVVGGVESFVDISPMKGLERRLRRHAFEREREVRLRTRELEEEHARLQAANHELDAFVHTVSHDLRTPLTPIIGYAQFLHEHYRDRLDEQALAILEDIESQGTRMLALMEDLLTLARVGRLDPPDTPVSVADVVYELQGEMRAAIGEQGVEIRVESLPEMRLPRTLLSEIFANLIQNALRYAGAAGGPIEIGGRRQGGSCALFVRDHGPGVPAEIADKIFDPFYRGELRAHTPNGTGIGLTIVSKVVRLYGGRIWVEETPGGGATFRMEFPDA; from the coding sequence ATGACGTCGACTTCTGCTGAATTTTTCTCTGCCCTCTCCCTGACCGAGGTTCTGGAAACCTTGCCTTTCGGCCTGTTCCTGGTCGATTGCGACCAGCACATCGTCTATTGGAATCCTGCAGCGGCCCGCATCACCGGATTTTCTCCTGAAGAGGCGGTCGGTCGGCACTGCTCTTTTCTCCAGGGTATCCCCTGCGGGCGCCGCTGTGGGCTTTATGATCCCGCGGTGTCCAAGCCGGTCACGAATGTCACCTGCACCATCCGGGGGCGCGACGGCAAGCGCATCACTCTTTCCAAAAGCGTCGATTTGCTGCGAACGCCGCTGGGTAAGGTGGTCGGCGGTGTTGAATCTTTCGTCGACATAAGCCCCATGAAAGGGCTGGAAAGGCGGCTGCGTCGCCATGCCTTCGAGCGCGAGCGAGAGGTTCGCCTTCGAACGCGGGAGCTTGAAGAAGAACACGCCCGCCTACAGGCCGCCAATCACGAACTCGATGCCTTCGTGCATACGGTTTCCCATGATTTGCGCACGCCATTGACCCCTATCATCGGCTATGCCCAATTTCTGCATGAACATTACCGTGACCGCCTTGATGAGCAGGCTCTGGCCATTCTCGAAGACATTGAAAGCCAGGGAACCCGTATGCTGGCGCTTATGGAAGATCTCCTGACCCTGGCGCGGGTCGGCCGGCTGGATCCTCCCGACACACCGGTTTCCGTGGCCGACGTGGTTTATGAACTGCAGGGCGAGATGCGCGCCGCGATTGGCGAGCAGGGCGTTGAAATCCGCGTCGAATCCCTCCCTGAGATGCGTCTGCCGCGGACCCTGCTCAGTGAAATTTTTGCCAATCTGATCCAAAATGCCTTGCGCTACGCCGGCGCCGCGGGTGGTCCGATTGAGATCGGCGGTCGGCGCCAGGGAGGCAGTTGCGCTCTGTTCGTGCGTGATCACGGTCCCGGGGTGCCTGCGGAAATCGCCGACAAAATCTTTGACCCTTTTTACCGTGGTGAATTAAGAGCGCACACCCCCAACGGAACGGGGATTGGGCTGACAATTGTCAGCAAGGTGGTACGCCTGTATGGCGGTCGCATCTGGGTCGAGGAAACCCCTGGAGGCGGGGCCACTTTTCGCATGGAGTTTCCCGACGCCTGA
- a CDS encoding 23S rRNA (pseudouridine(1915)-N(3))-methyltransferase RlmH, which yields MKLKLLCVGRLSEAYLRAGVEDFAARVQRYLPLEIIEIKEEKAGGRKPDTERIRAREGERLLAKVADAAQVVILDEGGRRMSSEKLAQFLEDHMVRATPEIAFILGGAYGLAEAVRQRGNLILSLSDMTFTHQMARLFLLEQIYRGLTIVRNEPYHNR from the coding sequence GTGAAGCTCAAGCTGCTGTGCGTCGGTCGCTTAAGCGAAGCCTATCTGCGTGCCGGTGTTGAGGACTTTGCAGCAAGGGTGCAGCGCTATCTGCCCCTTGAGATCATTGAGATCAAGGAAGAGAAGGCAGGAGGACGCAAACCCGATACGGAGCGGATCCGGGCCCGTGAAGGCGAGCGGCTGCTGGCCAAGGTGGCAGACGCCGCCCAGGTCGTGATTTTGGATGAAGGCGGGCGCCGTATGTCTTCGGAGAAGCTGGCGCAGTTTCTGGAAGACCATATGGTGCGGGCCACCCCCGAAATCGCCTTCATTCTGGGGGGTGCTTATGGTCTGGCCGAAGCAGTCAGGCAGCGCGGCAACCTGATTCTGTCGCTTTCGGACATGACCTTCACCCATCAGATGGCGCGCCTGTTTTTGCTGGAGCAGATTTATCGCGGCTTGACCATCGTACGCAACGAACCCTACCACAACCGCTGA